One genomic segment of Desulfarculaceae bacterium includes these proteins:
- a CDS encoding PAS domain S-box protein, whose amino-acid sequence MLPVLVPGYSLGPAMGLAVNTLLLMACLLLHWFNPRLKILSSLGLFYLALAGFFLGYLVYALQLSSNTILLGYGLMLASVVWMPFTWSWVAAHLGGRRPGPFFTVTLAAAISLSLLLLLWRTPAVLSLPLEASGHPGVLRPSSWLVKPLIYYYGMTLGVLYFYSMYFRWWPGPKRPVFLRPLTVGVAMMVAGGIVDALTSLGLPGLLPFKVFWLCSMGMSLCAALSVALHLRGVESALVRSEEKHRTILQDMEEGYYEVDLRGNLTFFNQALCRITGYTPEELTGLNNRAYMSPQASAEVSQTFRRVYQTGEAAAALDWELWRKDGSRRIIEVSISLVKGARGKATGFRGIARDVTEQKRAQEEIVRRSEQLRELAVQLSRTEERERRRLAQDLHDGVGQYLAVCKLKLTRLMDKGGEAVLKPLSVLLGLLEQAIADTRSLTSRLSPRVLDEIGLEAALSGLAEETTRLHGLKAEYVRQGDPPVLDQETRAFLYRAAGELLHNVAKHAGALRVRLELAQEDGAVRLSVEDDGRGLDPEQALRPRSGGLGLFSIQQRAEHMGGRLSLESGRPGARLVLTLPLTPGAETKP is encoded by the coding sequence ATGCTGCCAGTCTTGGTGCCCGGCTATAGCCTGGGTCCGGCCATGGGTCTGGCTGTCAACACCCTGTTGTTGATGGCCTGCCTCCTGTTGCATTGGTTCAACCCCCGCCTCAAGATCCTCAGCAGTCTGGGCCTGTTCTACCTGGCCCTGGCCGGCTTTTTCCTGGGATACCTGGTCTACGCCCTCCAGCTCTCGTCCAACACCATCCTGCTGGGCTACGGCCTCATGCTGGCCTCGGTGGTGTGGATGCCCTTCACCTGGTCCTGGGTGGCGGCCCATCTGGGCGGGAGGCGGCCGGGGCCTTTCTTCACCGTCACCCTGGCCGCCGCCATAAGCCTGAGCCTGCTGCTGCTCCTGTGGCGCACCCCGGCGGTGCTATCCCTGCCCCTGGAGGCCTCGGGCCACCCCGGGGTGCTGCGCCCCAGCTCCTGGCTGGTCAAGCCGCTGATCTACTACTACGGCATGACCCTGGGGGTGCTCTACTTCTACTCCATGTACTTCCGCTGGTGGCCCGGCCCCAAGCGGCCGGTTTTTTTGCGCCCCCTCACCGTGGGCGTGGCCATGATGGTGGCCGGGGGCATCGTGGACGCCCTGACCTCCCTGGGCCTGCCCGGCCTGCTGCCCTTCAAGGTGTTCTGGCTTTGCAGCATGGGCATGTCCCTGTGCGCCGCCCTGTCGGTGGCCCTGCATCTGCGTGGGGTGGAGAGCGCCCTGGTGCGCAGCGAGGAGAAGCACCGCACCATCCTGCAAGACATGGAGGAGGGCTACTACGAGGTGGACCTGAGGGGCAACCTCACCTTCTTCAACCAGGCCCTCTGCCGCATAACCGGCTACACCCCCGAGGAGCTGACCGGCCTGAACAACCGGGCCTACATGAGCCCCCAGGCGTCCGCCGAGGTGAGCCAGACCTTCCGCCGGGTGTACCAGACCGGGGAGGCCGCCGCGGCCCTGGACTGGGAGCTATGGCGCAAGGACGGTTCCCGCCGGATCATCGAGGTTTCCATATCCCTGGTCAAGGGCGCGCGGGGCAAGGCCACCGGTTTCCGGGGCATCGCCCGCGACGTCACCGAGCAGAAGCGGGCCCAGGAAGAGATCGTGCGGCGCTCCGAGCAGCTGCGCGAGTTGGCCGTGCAGCTCTCGCGCACCGAGGAGCGGGAGCGCCGCCGCCTGGCCCAGGACCTGCACGACGGGGTGGGCCAGTATCTGGCGGTGTGCAAGCTCAAGCTGACCCGCCTGATGGACAAGGGCGGCGAGGCGGTGCTAAAGCCCCTGAGCGTGCTCCTGGGCCTCTTGGAGCAGGCCATCGCCGACACCCGCAGCCTGACCAGCCGCTTGAGCCCCCGCGTGCTGGATGAGATCGGCCTGGAGGCCGCCTTGTCCGGGCTGGCCGAGGAGACCACCCGCCTGCACGGCCTCAAGGCCGAATATGTCCGCCAGGGCGATCCCCCGGTCCTGGACCAGGAGACCCGGGCCTTCCTCTACCGCGCGGCGGGCGAGCTGCTGCACAACGTGGCCAAGCACGCCGGGGCCCTCCGGGTGCGCCTGGAGCTGGCCCAGGAGGACGGCGCGGTGCGCCTGAGCGTGGAGGACGACGGCCGGGGCCTGGACCCGGAGCAGGCCCTGCGGCCCCGCAGCGGGGGGCTGGGCCTGTTTTCCATTCAACAGCGGGCCGAGCACATGGGCGGCCGCCTTTCCCTGGAAAGCGGGCGGCCCGGGGCCCGCCTGGTGCTCACCCTGCCCCTGACCCCCGGCGCGGAGACCAAGCCATGA
- a CDS encoding DUF1289 domain-containing protein, with protein MKKKGSGSADSPGSKPTLAECAADSPCTGYCVLDGQDVCEGCGRTIEEIVTWSSLDAASRREVLERLAREKETGSRSSE; from the coding sequence ATGAAAAAGAAGGGCTCAGGCAGCGCGGACTCGCCGGGGAGCAAGCCGACCCTGGCGGAATGCGCCGCGGATTCGCCCTGCACCGGGTATTGCGTGCTGGACGGGCAAGATGTGTGCGAAGGTTGCGGCCGCACCATCGAGGAGATCGTGACTTGGAGTTCCTTGGACGCGGCCAGCCGCCGCGAGGTGTTAGAGCGCCTGGCGCGGGAAAAGGAAACGGGCTCTCGGTCTAGTGAATGA
- a CDS encoding PAS domain S-box protein codes for MPSPAPPQSEQAEFQRLYMDTLRSRLNIGFLAGVVLVPAFAVVDWLQVPAYFEQFLTLRFIAAALLGVMYLLNRVYTAQAWQEGLTVAAALAVAAMLEVMLIRMGMEGARYYAGLGLVLIAALVLVPVRPAVAGIIGAGILAVYLIPQVLHDPPLAPPLILLHNSGTLLAATMLLLLANGLHRRALVQQIWSRLEVQRREQELAALNATLEEVVAQRTADLASSEARYRSLVESNPQFIYSLDRDGAFTFVGPKVKELMGVEPHEAQARYFIDIVHPEDHYHCIKAFKALRDEGKMVTDVEFRAIRPDGAERIFVAYNSPLIDAQGRVTGVIGTAVDVTRQRRTAAEREQYRRELNQTLEQLETAAMEVVMGLAGAVEAKDPYTRGHADRVRQISLAMARAAGLGPEELTRLEFAAELHDVGKIGVKGEILNKRTPLTTEECEHIKRHPVIAEMILKDVGLLAPVRPLIRAHHERWDGKGYPDGLAGEEIPFLARVMAVADSVDAMRTQRPYRPPLSLADTLEELKRGSGGQFDPRCVQLFEQVLEQGGLSDL; via the coding sequence ATGCCATCGCCAGCCCCGCCCCAGAGTGAGCAAGCCGAGTTCCAGCGCCTTTACATGGACACGCTGCGTTCGCGGCTGAACATCGGCTTTTTGGCCGGGGTGGTGCTGGTGCCCGCCTTCGCGGTGGTGGACTGGTTGCAGGTGCCGGCCTACTTCGAGCAGTTCCTCACCCTGCGTTTCATAGCCGCCGCCCTGCTGGGGGTCATGTACCTGCTCAACCGGGTCTACACCGCCCAGGCCTGGCAGGAGGGCCTCACCGTGGCCGCCGCCCTGGCCGTGGCGGCCATGCTGGAGGTGATGCTGATCAGGATGGGCATGGAGGGGGCGCGCTACTACGCGGGCCTGGGCCTGGTGCTCATCGCCGCCCTGGTGCTCGTCCCGGTGCGCCCGGCGGTGGCGGGCATCATCGGGGCCGGGATTCTGGCGGTGTACCTGATCCCCCAGGTGCTGCACGACCCGCCCCTGGCCCCGCCGTTGATCCTCTTGCACAACAGCGGCACCCTGCTGGCCGCGACCATGCTTTTGCTTCTGGCCAACGGCCTGCACCGCCGGGCCCTGGTGCAGCAGATATGGTCGCGCCTGGAGGTGCAGCGGCGCGAGCAGGAGCTGGCCGCGCTCAACGCCACCCTGGAGGAGGTGGTGGCCCAGCGCACCGCCGACCTGGCCAGCTCCGAGGCGCGCTACCGTTCCCTGGTGGAGAGCAACCCCCAGTTCATCTACAGCCTGGACCGGGACGGGGCCTTCACCTTCGTGGGGCCCAAGGTAAAAGAGCTCATGGGGGTGGAGCCCCACGAGGCCCAGGCGCGTTACTTCATCGACATCGTGCACCCCGAGGACCACTACCACTGCATCAAGGCCTTCAAGGCCCTGCGCGACGAGGGCAAGATGGTCACCGACGTGGAGTTCCGGGCCATCCGCCCCGACGGCGCGGAGCGCATCTTCGTCGCCTACAACAGCCCGCTCATCGACGCCCAGGGCCGGGTGACCGGGGTGATCGGCACCGCGGTAGACGTAACCCGCCAGCGGCGCACCGCCGCCGAACGCGAGCAGTACCGCCGCGAGCTTAACCAGACCCTGGAGCAGCTGGAGACCGCGGCCATGGAGGTGGTGATGGGCCTGGCCGGGGCGGTGGAGGCCAAGGACCCCTACACCCGGGGCCACGCCGACCGGGTGCGCCAGATCTCCCTGGCCATGGCCCGCGCCGCCGGGCTGGGCCCCGAGGAGCTCACCCGCCTGGAGTTCGCGGCCGAGCTGCACGACGTGGGCAAGATCGGGGTCAAGGGCGAGATCCTCAACAAGCGCACCCCGCTGACCACCGAGGAGTGCGAGCACATCAAGCGGCACCCGGTGATCGCCGAGATGATTCTCAAGGACGTGGGGCTGCTGGCCCCGGTGCGCCCCCTCATCCGGGCCCACCACGAGCGCTGGGACGGCAAGGGCTATCCCGACGGCCTGGCCGGGGAGGAGATTCCCTTCCTGGCCCGGGTCATGGCCGTGGCCGACAGCGTGGACGCCATGCGCACCCAGCGCCCTTACCGCCCGCCGCTCAGCCTGGCCGACACCCTGGAGGAGCTCAAGCGGGGCTCGGGCGGCCAGTTCGATCCGCGCTGCGTGCAGCTGTTCGAGCAGGTGCTGGAACAAGGCGGCCTGAGCGACCTCTAG
- a CDS encoding SHOCT domain-containing protein encodes MNFLSTAMDSLLTPAAQYGPGGGYGGGWGGHMMYGMGWLGGPFMIIFWILLIVAGVALVKWLFAASKKDGHAAPSGPSQDRSLAILRERYAKGEIDQEQFAAMKRELEA; translated from the coding sequence ATGAATTTTTTGAGCACTGCCATGGATTCCCTGCTGACCCCCGCCGCCCAGTACGGCCCGGGCGGCGGCTATGGAGGAGGCTGGGGCGGCCACATGATGTACGGCATGGGCTGGCTGGGAGGCCCCTTCATGATCATCTTCTGGATACTGCTCATCGTGGCCGGGGTGGCCCTGGTCAAGTGGCTCTTCGCGGCCAGCAAAAAGGACGGCCACGCGGCCCCTTCCGGCCCCTCCCAAGACCGCTCTCTGGCCATCCTGCGCGAGCGCTACGCCAAGGGCGAGATCGACCAAGAACAGTTCGCGGCCATGAAGCGCGAGCTGGAGGCCTGA
- a CDS encoding multicopper oxidase family protein produces MELSRRRFLQTSLTALAGASAGLWPMSARADGARETTLSAQESMVNLGQGAEFKAFSFNGQSPGPVLRVREGQRLRVTLKNSLPHPTTIHWHGLPVPNPMDGVPGLTQAAVPPGGRYTYQFTARPAGTFFYHSHSGYQLDQGLYGALIIDPARPVGGWDREEVLLLADWATVDGGGPASPRRRPPSGGMMGRGMMGRRNRGGPPAEPWYGAYAVNGKAYPASEPIKLRRGDKVRLRLINASSATAYDLSLAGHQLTVIALDGQPVTPKAFDVIRLSMGERADVEFIARNPGAWLLQAHDTGLGESGLAVPVIYEGSEPKPQPPAWRREMSLATYWDLAAARPVAHPPGEPRRWYRQILSGGMHSSWWSINGRAHPDSERLLVEPGDKVRLSYFNRSMMPHPMHLHGHFFRIVNPGLDPGRWLIKDTAVVEPMRRLDIEFVADNPGQWFHHCHNLYHMEAGMANVVAYGPAGEKA; encoded by the coding sequence ATGGAACTGAGCCGCCGCCGCTTCTTGCAGACCTCGCTGACCGCCCTGGCCGGGGCGTCGGCCGGGCTCTGGCCAATGAGCGCGCGGGCGGACGGCGCCCGAGAGACGACCCTGAGCGCCCAGGAGAGCATGGTGAACCTGGGCCAAGGAGCGGAGTTCAAGGCCTTCAGTTTCAACGGCCAGTCACCGGGACCCGTCCTTAGGGTGCGGGAGGGGCAACGCCTTCGGGTAACTTTAAAAAATAGCCTACCTCACCCCACGACCATCCATTGGCACGGCCTCCCCGTGCCCAACCCCATGGACGGGGTGCCCGGCCTGACCCAGGCCGCCGTGCCGCCGGGCGGGCGATACACCTACCAATTCACCGCCCGTCCGGCTGGCACCTTCTTTTATCACTCCCACTCCGGCTATCAGCTGGACCAGGGGCTCTACGGCGCCTTGATCATCGACCCGGCCCGCCCGGTGGGCGGCTGGGACCGCGAGGAAGTGCTCTTGTTGGCCGACTGGGCCACGGTGGACGGGGGAGGGCCCGCCTCCCCGCGCCGCCGCCCGCCCAGCGGCGGCATGATGGGCCGGGGCATGATGGGTCGCCGCAACCGGGGCGGCCCCCCCGCCGAGCCCTGGTACGGCGCCTACGCGGTCAACGGCAAGGCCTACCCGGCCAGCGAGCCCATCAAGTTGCGGCGCGGCGACAAGGTGCGCCTGAGGCTGATCAACGCCTCCTCGGCCACGGCCTATGATCTGTCTTTGGCCGGGCACCAGCTCACCGTGATCGCCCTGGACGGCCAGCCGGTGACCCCCAAGGCCTTTGACGTGATCCGCTTGTCCATGGGCGAACGGGCCGACGTGGAGTTCATCGCCCGCAACCCCGGCGCCTGGCTTTTGCAGGCCCATGACACCGGCCTGGGCGAGAGCGGCCTGGCCGTGCCGGTGATTTACGAAGGCTCCGAGCCCAAGCCCCAGCCCCCCGCCTGGCGGCGGGAGATGAGCCTGGCCACCTATTGGGACCTGGCCGCCGCCCGTCCGGTGGCCCACCCCCCGGGCGAGCCCCGGCGCTGGTACCGCCAAATCTTGAGCGGGGGCATGCATTCGTCCTGGTGGAGCATCAACGGACGGGCCCACCCGGACAGCGAGCGCCTGTTGGTGGAGCCCGGCGACAAGGTGCGCCTGAGCTACTTCAACCGCTCCATGATGCCCCACCCCATGCATCTGCACGGGCACTTTTTCCGGATCGTGAATCCCGGGCTGGACCCCGGGCGCTGGTTGATCAAGGACACCGCCGTGGTGGAGCCTATGCGGCGGCTGGACATCGAGTTCGTGGCCGACAATCCCGGCCAGTGGTTCCACCATTGCCACAACCTCTATCACATGGAGGCGGGCATGGCCAACGTGGTGGCCTACGGCCCGGCTGGAGAGAAAGCATGA
- a CDS encoding amidohydrolase, translating to MELSAESRSWLSAMRRELHMHPELSLQEERTTARIIELLSEMGAEASGLEGMTGAVGLIRGASEGPCLAIRADIDALPVSEQGEAEYKSQCPGLMHACGHDGHTAILLGVAREVLASGLNQTMRGSLKLLFQPAEETGQGARMMVERGVLDNPKVDRVIAAHVTPSRPAGQVGVTFGQSHASNDIFKLRISGRGAHGARPQEGIDPIVAAANLVAGLQSIVGRNLNPLEAGVITVGRLSAGAASNVIPDHAELDGCIRAMNRPSQDLLQRRLREMVEGNAAAFGVTSELTINEVFPACYNDPEVAAFMQAMAETVVGADNVYQASPVTGSEDFAFFTAAVPGAMIRLGCGPGGKGAPLHASSFDLDEDALAVGVAVFLQAVKTYLA from the coding sequence ATGGAGCTGTCCGCCGAAAGCCGCTCGTGGCTCAGCGCCATGCGGCGCGAGCTGCACATGCACCCCGAGCTCTCGCTCCAGGAAGAGCGCACCACCGCCCGCATCATCGAGCTGCTGAGCGAGATGGGAGCCGAGGCCTCTGGCCTGGAGGGCATGACCGGCGCGGTGGGGCTTATCCGGGGGGCCAGCGAGGGCCCCTGCCTGGCCATCCGGGCGGACATCGACGCCCTGCCGGTAAGCGAGCAGGGCGAGGCGGAGTACAAGTCCCAGTGTCCCGGCCTGATGCACGCCTGCGGCCACGACGGCCACACCGCCATATTACTGGGGGTGGCCCGCGAGGTCTTGGCCTCGGGCCTCAACCAAACCATGCGCGGCAGCCTCAAGCTGTTGTTCCAGCCCGCCGAGGAGACCGGCCAAGGGGCGCGCATGATGGTGGAGCGCGGGGTGCTGGACAACCCCAAGGTGGACCGGGTGATCGCGGCCCATGTGACCCCCAGCCGCCCGGCGGGCCAGGTGGGCGTCACCTTCGGCCAGAGCCACGCCTCCAACGACATCTTCAAGCTGCGCATCAGCGGGCGGGGAGCCCACGGCGCGCGGCCCCAGGAAGGCATCGACCCCATCGTGGCCGCGGCCAATCTGGTGGCCGGCTTGCAGTCCATCGTGGGGCGCAACCTCAACCCCCTGGAGGCGGGGGTGATCACCGTGGGCCGCCTGAGCGCGGGCGCGGCCAGCAACGTGATCCCCGACCACGCCGAGCTGGACGGCTGCATCCGGGCCATGAACCGGCCCAGCCAGGACCTGTTGCAGCGCCGTTTGCGCGAGATGGTGGAAGGCAACGCCGCCGCCTTCGGGGTGACCAGCGAGCTCACGATCAACGAGGTGTTCCCGGCCTGTTACAACGACCCCGAGGTGGCCGCCTTCATGCAGGCCATGGCCGAGACGGTGGTGGGGGCCGATAACGTGTACCAGGCCTCGCCGGTCACCGGCTCGGAGGACTTCGCCTTTTTCACCGCCGCGGTGCCCGGGGCCATGATCCGCCTGGGCTGCGGGCCGGGCGGCAAGGGCGCGCCCCTGCACGCCTCCAGCTTCGACCTGGACGAGGACGCCCTGGCCGTGGGCGTGGCGGTTTTTCTGCAAGCGGTGAAGACTTATCTGGCCTGA
- a CDS encoding phosphoglycerate dehydrogenase, giving the protein MKIVSFSATFGHYSPEPVEWLRARGYEVDLHPMGLRTGRDCSAARLADVVGIVAGLDPIGPDIYDLAPRLKVVCMHGAGFHHIDREAATQRGIRVCNAPGGNALAVAEAALGLCFSLARELPRAAGATAAGEWPIMVGGQVSDKTMGIVGLGKIGRTLAKLAGGLGMKLLAATRTQRPEIAGPLGVELTSLEDLLARADFVVLLTPITPETTNLIGERELALMKPTAFLLNLGRGGVVDEQALYRALKDGRPAGAALDVLRDEPSVDTPLRELPSVIITPHLAGYSREALLATGMTTVENLAAVLEGREPPFPVN; this is encoded by the coding sequence ATGAAGATAGTTTCCTTTTCCGCCACCTTCGGCCATTACTCCCCCGAGCCGGTGGAGTGGCTGCGCGCCCGGGGCTACGAAGTGGACCTGCACCCCATGGGCCTACGCACCGGCCGCGACTGCTCGGCCGCGCGCCTGGCCGACGTGGTGGGCATCGTGGCCGGCTTGGACCCCATCGGCCCTGACATCTACGACCTCGCCCCCCGCCTCAAGGTGGTGTGCATGCACGGGGCGGGCTTCCACCACATCGACCGGGAGGCGGCCACCCAGCGGGGCATCCGGGTGTGCAACGCGCCGGGCGGCAACGCCCTGGCCGTGGCCGAGGCGGCCCTGGGCCTGTGCTTCTCCCTGGCCCGCGAGCTCCCCCGCGCCGCCGGGGCCACCGCCGCCGGTGAGTGGCCCATCATGGTGGGCGGCCAGGTGAGCGACAAGACCATGGGCATCGTGGGCCTGGGCAAGATCGGCCGCACCCTGGCCAAGCTGGCCGGAGGCCTGGGCATGAAGCTCCTGGCCGCCACCCGCACCCAGCGCCCGGAGATCGCCGGGCCCCTGGGGGTGGAGCTGACCAGCCTGGAGGATCTCTTGGCGCGGGCCGACTTCGTGGTGCTCTTGACCCCCATCACCCCCGAGACCACCAACCTCATCGGCGAGCGCGAGCTGGCCTTGATGAAGCCCACCGCCTTTCTGCTCAACCTGGGGCGGGGCGGGGTGGTGGACGAACAGGCCCTGTACCGGGCGCTCAAGGACGGCCGCCCGGCGGGCGCGGCCCTGGACGTGCTCCGGGACGAGCCCAGCGTGGACACCCCGCTACGGGAGCTGCCCTCGGTGATCATCACCCCCCACCTGGCCGGCTACTCCCGCGAGGCCCTGCTGGCCACGGGCATGACCACGGTGGAGAACCTGGCCGCCGTCTTGGAGGGGCGCGAGCCGCCCTTCCCGGTGAACTGA
- a CDS encoding NAD(P)H-quinone oxidoreductase: protein MRAILLKEFGGPEQMHLGEAPQPELREREVLVKVKAVGVNRADTLQRKGLYPPPKGESEIMGLELAGEVVALGSGCSLCTVGESVFSIVSGGAYAEYCAMDERLAMPIPEGLDYTQAAGMAEVFLTAHQALFWLMGLEAEEWVLIHAGASGVGTAATQLARAAGARVMVTASSEAKLATCRSLGAEVGINYKEQDFVAVAKEATGGAGPVGLLDFIGAPYFGRNLEALAREGRMVMLALIGGGEADKVNLRLILGKRLKIMGSTLRARSLDYRAKLIADFSRRWLPHFEAGELKPVIDSVMPWGQAAEAHQRMEANLNTGKIILTVD from the coding sequence ATGCGAGCCATCTTGTTAAAGGAGTTCGGCGGGCCGGAACAGATGCACCTGGGCGAGGCCCCCCAGCCCGAGCTGCGCGAGCGCGAGGTGCTGGTCAAGGTGAAGGCCGTGGGGGTGAACCGGGCCGACACCCTGCAACGCAAGGGGCTCTACCCCCCGCCCAAGGGCGAGAGTGAGATCATGGGCCTGGAGCTGGCCGGGGAGGTGGTCGCCCTGGGGTCGGGCTGCTCCCTGTGCACCGTGGGTGAGAGCGTGTTCAGCATCGTCTCCGGCGGGGCCTACGCCGAATACTGCGCCATGGACGAGCGCCTGGCCATGCCCATCCCCGAGGGCCTGGACTACACCCAGGCCGCCGGCATGGCCGAGGTGTTCCTCACCGCCCACCAGGCCCTGTTCTGGCTCATGGGCCTGGAGGCCGAGGAGTGGGTGTTGATCCACGCCGGGGCCTCGGGGGTGGGCACCGCCGCCACCCAGCTGGCCCGCGCGGCCGGGGCGCGGGTGATGGTCACCGCCAGCAGCGAGGCCAAGCTGGCCACCTGCCGCTCCCTGGGGGCCGAGGTGGGCATCAACTACAAGGAACAGGACTTCGTGGCCGTGGCCAAGGAGGCCACCGGCGGCGCGGGGCCGGTGGGCCTGCTGGACTTCATCGGCGCGCCGTACTTCGGCCGCAACCTGGAGGCCCTGGCTCGGGAGGGCCGCATGGTCATGCTGGCCCTCATCGGGGGCGGCGAGGCGGACAAGGTGAACCTGCGCCTCATCCTGGGCAAGCGCCTCAAGATAATGGGCTCCACCCTCAGGGCCCGCAGCCTGGACTACCGCGCCAAGCTCATCGCAGACTTCAGCCGGCGCTGGCTGCCCCACTTCGAGGCGGGCGAGCTGAAGCCGGTGATCGACTCGGTGATGCCCTGGGGCCAGGCGGCGGAGGCCCACCAGCGCATGGAGGCCAACCTCAACACCGGCAAAATCATCCTCACGGTGGACTGA
- a CDS encoding OB-fold domain-containing protein, which produces MGKVKKEKDVRFERFGWKGFTSTTKVNDFIDRLEEGKVCGTKCPGCGKHFFPPRAGCPDCAEAGPMEWFEVSGTGTLATYSVLRFAPQGFEEDLPYAIAVADYGDYKLFGRLSSFGPGVEPGCEVTTRALSLPGGRVAYEFVPVAEE; this is translated from the coding sequence ATGGGCAAGGTTAAAAAGGAGAAGGACGTGCGCTTCGAGCGTTTCGGCTGGAAGGGCTTCACCTCCACCACCAAGGTCAACGACTTCATCGACCGCCTGGAAGAGGGCAAGGTCTGCGGCACCAAGTGCCCCGGCTGCGGCAAGCATTTCTTCCCGCCCCGGGCCGGCTGCCCGGACTGCGCCGAAGCCGGGCCCATGGAGTGGTTCGAGGTGAGCGGCACCGGCACCCTGGCCACCTACAGCGTGCTGCGCTTCGCGCCCCAGGGCTTCGAGGAAGACCTGCCCTATGCCATCGCCGTGGCCGACTATGGCGACTACAAGCTCTTCGGGAGGCTCAGCTCCTTCGGGCCGGGGGTGGAGCCCGGCTGCGAAGTGACCACCCGGGCGCTCAGCCTGCCCGGCGGGCGGGTGGCTTATGAGTTTGTGCCCGTGGCGGAGGAGTAG
- a CDS encoding AMP-binding protein yields MNIPQLWQQRATEQPDKVFLYFGGQEITYATMFERINQAARGLAARGVGAGDFVAIMQTNAPEFLYAWFGLNMLGAVAVPINPVFTEAEMGYILGHSGAKAMILEPKFLPLLEQVEASAKEALGAIFVTGAEGEAAGHQWFGALLTGDGSPLDIAVDEQAPCVCIYTSGTTSMPKGVLNSHYGWVTTGQSYAYTVGIQAADRVMTPNPLFHANAQVYSTMGVLNAGASLILLERFSGSRIIEQAVEYQATIMVLVQAVTPWVWAREPMAIDREHTVRTMVAGSVPPDIYPAFEERFGLKIQTIYSLTESTMAIMGPREGTMPRKPGTIGVPMEHPDPSVDNAVRIVDAMGREAAPGGQGEIIIKNPAVMLEYYRDPEKTAETKRDGWIHTGDVGWRDDEGYIHFVGRQKEVIRRRGELISPTQIEAVLNAHELIEESAVIGVPSDLGTGEEEVKAFIKLVDGASLSEEEARAWCSGKLAEFKIPAFIVFVEGFEKSAIGRIKKELLKKQG; encoded by the coding sequence GTGAACATCCCCCAGCTTTGGCAGCAGCGGGCCACTGAGCAGCCCGACAAGGTCTTTTTGTATTTCGGCGGCCAGGAGATCACCTACGCCACGATGTTCGAGCGCATCAACCAGGCGGCCCGGGGCCTGGCCGCGCGGGGAGTGGGCGCGGGCGACTTCGTGGCCATCATGCAGACCAACGCGCCCGAGTTCCTCTACGCCTGGTTCGGCCTGAACATGCTGGGCGCGGTGGCGGTGCCCATCAACCCGGTGTTCACCGAGGCGGAGATGGGCTACATCCTGGGCCACTCCGGGGCCAAGGCCATGATCCTGGAGCCCAAGTTTTTGCCGCTCCTGGAGCAGGTGGAGGCCAGCGCCAAGGAGGCCCTGGGCGCGATCTTCGTCACCGGCGCGGAAGGCGAGGCCGCGGGCCACCAATGGTTCGGCGCGCTGCTCACCGGCGACGGCTCGCCCCTGGACATAGCGGTGGACGAGCAGGCCCCCTGCGTGTGCATCTACACCTCGGGCACCACCAGCATGCCCAAGGGTGTCTTGAACAGCCACTACGGCTGGGTGACCACCGGCCAGTCCTACGCCTACACCGTGGGCATCCAGGCGGCCGACCGGGTGATGACCCCCAACCCCCTGTTCCACGCCAACGCCCAGGTCTATTCCACCATGGGCGTGTTGAACGCCGGGGCCAGCCTGATCCTTCTGGAGCGCTTCAGCGGTTCGCGGATCATCGAGCAGGCGGTGGAGTACCAGGCCACCATCATGGTGCTGGTGCAGGCGGTGACCCCCTGGGTGTGGGCCCGCGAGCCCATGGCCATCGACCGCGAGCACACGGTGCGCACCATGGTGGCGGGCAGCGTGCCCCCCGACATCTACCCCGCCTTTGAAGAGCGCTTCGGCCTGAAGATTCAGACCATCTACTCCCTCACCGAATCCACCATGGCCATCATGGGCCCCCGCGAGGGCACCATGCCTAGGAAGCCCGGCACCATCGGGGTTCCCATGGAGCACCCCGACCCGTCCGTGGACAACGCGGTGCGCATCGTGGACGCCATGGGACGGGAGGCGGCCCCGGGCGGGCAGGGCGAGATCATCATCAAGAACCCGGCGGTGATGCTGGAGTATTACCGCGACCCGGAAAAGACCGCCGAGACCAAGCGGGACGGCTGGATTCACACCGGCGACGTGGGCTGGCGCGACGACGAGGGCTACATCCACTTCGTGGGCCGCCAAAAGGAAGTGATCCGCCGCCGGGGCGAGCTGATCAGCCCAACCCAGATCGAGGCGGTCTTGAACGCGCACGAGCTCATCGAGGAGTCGGCGGTGATCGGGGTGCCCAGCGATTTGGGCACCGGCGAGGAAGAGGTCAAGGCCTTCATCAAGCTGGTTGACGGCGCGTCGCTCAGCGAGGAGGAGGCCCGCGCCTGGTGCTCCGGCAAGCTGGCCGAGTTCAAGATCCCCGCCTTCATCGTGTTCGTGGAGGGCTTCGAGAAAAGCGCCATCGGCCGCATCAAGAAAGAGCTTCTCAAAAAACAGGGCTGA